The Carassius auratus strain Wakin unplaced genomic scaffold, ASM336829v1 scaf_tig00216014, whole genome shotgun sequence genome includes a region encoding these proteins:
- the arhgef11 gene encoding rho guanine nucleotide exchange factor 11 isoform X10 yields the protein MSVRQPTSTLDRAAIKKQTHLPSPFAAWLSSLTLGDSERRSSPGQQRETLSDLPSDSAGTGLVQRCVVVQRDNLGFGFTVCGERIKLVQNVRPGGAAVKAGVQEGDRIIKVNGSLVSSMSHQEVVKMIKSGTYVALTLQGPPPSAASIPLQPLPTDPLPNHRTAPGEAPPPPPTPPTGSSTPTQRITGPKPLQDPEVQKHATEILRRMLEQEEAELQNLLEEHSRNPSSSLEERIERARRRASQVRVKIQQDVDGTRSEAVASYLTAGEGRLSVDSSEGDLEACESPFSSPSTFRIRRQGSDTLPSDSGGKSQIIGPEEEEEEEDGYSINETDGPFQDIELLKSRPAHMTVFMRYVFNQLLDPNPLLFYLSVEAYLGSSPKDARSLAPQICSHFLDPDAPVKIKVREEILTDIEGRLHAQEDIRGPLSELQQQVLPDIQEQLQDYRNKQTMGLGSLFGEGDLQQLDGDPVKERTVVDRQVLALWDILSKHEEDRSSPLASAVHLYLRHSGIKLRDSKVFPGLMSEKEKWLPFFPKAKKLSSARREKDGDDKKRNPILKYIGKPRSTSQSTFHVPLSPAEVRPGSVRNIIQQFENNSDSVEEGDSEGQTLSSSSFGEDSMDSPTISVRLARSESLKAQGEGRRRGGGAGAESVPRSRSDVDMEDVEEREGPGLRLLHHSASSSASSSSARSLENPTPPYTPRSQRRMLDAPVALLPDAPALDEDVVDSHNWQETVDPHVLASLSSREIDRQAVIYELYTTEASHLRTLRVLDQVFYQKMQSVLSPEELSCIFLNLRHVYELHASLCEAMKKRRESPVVQGIGDIMLARLEGEAGDQFEEQVSHLCSQQSQALELIKSKQRKDPRFAHLIQECEASPHCRRLQLKDLLVAEMQRLTKYPLLLDNIIKHSEPSSPDLPLLQRAQARCRGILQAVNEVVRETEHRHRLGQYQRRLDLTPLERLANPLAAQFKSLDLTTKRMIHEGSLTWRVSKDKAIEVQALLLSDLLVLLQRGADERLVLRCPSRSLGGAPDLKIPFCPILRLDSALVRLVATDNKALYVISTSESQIYELVAGTSSEKNTWKDLLEKTIAAASLGAGSSKQGSPAPSSGVRSSDNALDVLESSVSLEQDSVSDDEAALTPTDGSDTHHHQDGDGSPRTKAAVAEAALQDVETLRQLIFRDLEDGWSQDSDDTPTNETANERSPLTDGVGVEFSDPAPSERPSQWGEESVEAPPVEVPQSPIKVVRKEN from the exons GGCAGCCATTAAGAAACAAACACACCTGCCCAG TCCTTTTGCTGCTTG GTTGAGCAGTTTGACGTTGGGAGACTCGGAGCGCAGGTCTTCTCCCGGCCAGCAGAGGGAGACACTGTCTGATCTCCCCTCGGACAGCGCAG GGACGGGTTTAGTCCAAAGATGTGTGGTTGTGCAGAGGGACAATCTGGGGTTTGGCTTCACCGTGTGTGGCGAGAGAATCAAACTAGTGCAGAATGTCCGGCCAG GTGGAGCGGCGGTCAAGGCTGGAGTCCAGGAAGGAGACCGAATTATTAAG GTCAATGGTTCTTTGGTTTCGTCGATGTCTCATCAGGAAGTGGTGAAAATGATCAAAT CTGGGACGTATGTGGCGTTGACTCTTCAGGGCCCGCCTCCTTCAGCCGCGTCCATCCCGCTTCAGCCACTCCCCACTGACCCCTTGCCCAATCACAGGACTGCTCCTGGCGAAGCTCCGCCTCCTCCACCAACTCCGCCCACAGGAAGCAGCACCCCGACTCAGAGAATCACAGGACCCAAACCCTTACAG GACCCTGAGGTGCAGAAACACGCCACAGAAATCCTGCGCAGGATGCTGGAGCAGGAGGAGGCAGAGCTGCAG AACCTCCTGGAGGAGCACTCCCGAAACCCCTCGTCTTCACTAGAGGAGCGGATCGAAAGAGCCAGACGAAGAGCCAGTCAAGTCCGGGTGAAGATCCAGCAGGATGTG GACGGCACTCGATCAGAAGCGGTCGCTAGCTATCTCACAGCTGGAGAAG GTCGGTTATCAGTGGACTCCAGCGAAGGAGACCTCGAG gCGTGTGAGAGCCCCTTCTCGTCCCCCTCCACCTTCAGGATCCGCCGGCAGGGGTCCGACACGCTCCCCTCAGACTCG GGAGGGAAGAGCCAGATCATCGGCccggaggaagaggaggaggaggaggatgggtACTCCATCAATGAG ACGGACGGGCCGTTTCAGGACATCGAGCTGCTGAAGAGTCGTCCGGCTCACATGACGGTCTTCATGAGATACGTGTTCAATCAACTACTGGATCCAAACCCTCTG CTCTTTTATCTGTCTGTGGAGGCGTATCTGGGCTCGAGTCCTAAAGACGCCCGATCGCTCGCCCCTCAGATCTGCTCACACTTCCTGGACCCCGATGCG CCTGTGAAGATCAAAGTCCGGGAGGAGATCCTGACAGACATAG AGGGTCGTCTGCACGCTCAGGAGGACATCAGAGGACCTCTGTCTGAGCTCCAGCAGCAGGTGCTTCCAGACATTCAGGAGCAGCTCCAGGACTACAG GAATAAGCAGACGATGGGGCTGGGCTCTCTGTTTGGGGAGGGTGACCTGCAGCAGTTAGATGGAGACCCAGTGAAGGAGCGGACGGTGGTGGACAGACAGGTGCTGGCGCTCTGGGACATCCT CTCCAAACATGAGGAGGACCGAAG CTCTCCGCTAGCGTCTGCGGTTCATCTCTACCTCAGACACTCGGGCATTAAACTCAGAGACTCCAAAGTGTTCCCCGGCTTGATGTCCGAGAAGGAAAAGTGGCTCCCGTTCTTTCCTAAAGCGAAGAAG CTGAGCAGCGCCAGACGAGAGAAGGACGGAGACGACAAGAAGCGCAATCCCATCCTGAAGTACATCGGCAAACCCAGAAGCACGTCCCAgtcca CGTTCCATGTTCCTTTGTCCCCGGCTGAAG TTCGTCCTGGCAGCGTGAGAAACATCATTCAGCAGTTTGAGAATAACTCCGACTCGGTTGAAGAAGGGGACAGTGAGGGACAGACCCTGTCCTCCAGCAGTTTTGGAGAGGACAGCATGGACAG TCCGACCATATCGGTGCGATTGGCTCGCAGCGAGTCTCTGAAGGCTCAGGGGGAGGGGCGTCGACGAGGAGGCGGGGCGGGGGCGGAGTCTGTCCCTCGTTCTCGTAGTGATGTGGATATGGAGGATGTGGAGGAGAGGGAGGGGCCTGGACTGAGGCTGTTACATCACAGCGCTTCGTCTTCAGCCTCCAGCAGCTCGgcacg ATCGCTGGAGAACCCGACGCCGCCGTACACACCTCGCTCTCAGCGCAG GATGCTGGACGCTCCGGTGGCTCTGTTACCGGACGCTCCGGCTCTGGACGAGGACGTGGTTGACTCACACAACTGGCAGGAGACGGTGGACCCACACGTCCTGGCGTCTCTCAGCTCACGGGAGATCGACCGACAGGCCGTCATCTACG AGCTGTACACCACGGAGGCGTCTCACCTGCGGACGCTCAGGGTCCTGGACCAGGTGTTTTATCAGAAGATGCAGAGCGTCCTCAGTCCTGAAGAGCTGTCCTGCATCTTCCTGAACCTGCGGCACGTCTACGAGCTCCACG CGAGCTTATGTGAGGCCATGAAGAAGCGCAGGGAATCGCCGGTCGTTCAGGGCATCGGAGACATCATGCTGGCCAGA ctggagGGCGAGGCTGGAGATCAGTTCGAGGAGCAGGTGTCTCATCTGTGCAGTCAGCAGAGTCAAGCGCTGGAGCTCATCAAGAGCAAACAGCGAAAAGACCCTCGCTTCGCTCACCTCATACAG gagtgtGAGGCCAGTCCTCACTGTCGCAGGTTACAGCTGAAGGATCTGCTGGTGGCTGAGATGCAGCGCTTGACTAAATACCCTCTTCTGCTGGACAACATCATCAAACACAGCGAGC CGTCGTCTCCGGACCTGCCGCTGCTCCAGAGAGCTCAGGCCCGGTGTCGTGGTATACTGCAGGCGGTCAATGAGGTGGTCAGAGAGACGGAGCACCGGCATCGGCTCGGACAGTACCAGCGCAGGCTGGACCTGACGCCTCTGGAGCGGCTGGCCAATCCCCTCGCAGCACAGTTCAAG AGCCTGGATCTCACCACGAAGAGGATGATCCACGAGGGGTCGCTCACCTGGAGGGTCAGCAAGGACAAGGCCATCG AGGTGCAGGCGCTGCTGCTCTCAGATCTGCTGGTGCTCCTTCAGAGGGGTGCAGACGAGCGCCTCGTCCTGCGCTGTCCGTCACGCTCGCTGGGCGGAGCTCCAGACCTCAAGATCCCTTTCTGCCCAATCCTGCGCCTCGACTCCGCCCTCGTCCGATTGGTTGCCACCG ACAATAAAGCTCTGTACGTGATCAGCACCTCTGAGAGTCAGATCTATGAGCTGGTGGCCGGGACGTCGTCAGAGAAGAACAC TTGGAAAGATCTGCTGGAGAAGACGATCGCTGCTGCCAGTCTAGGAGCAGGATCGAGCAAACAAGGATCGCCAGCGCC GTCCTCAGGTGTGCGCTCATCTGACAATGCTTTAG ATGTGCTGGAGTCGTCCGTGTCTCTGGAGCAGGACTCTGTCAGTGATGATGAAGCCGCTCTCACACCGACAGACGGATCGGACACACACCATCATCAGGATGGAGACGGGTCCCCCCGAACCAAAGCTGCTGTAGCCGAAGCTGCTCTCCAGGACG
- the arhgef11 gene encoding rho guanine nucleotide exchange factor 11 isoform X9, translating to MSVRQPTSTLDRAAIKKQTHLPSPFAAWLSSLTLGDSERRSSPGQQRETLSDLPSDSAGTGLVQRCVVVQRDNLGFGFTVCGERIKLVQNVRPGGAAVKAGVQEGDRIIKVNGSLVSSMSHQEVVKMIKSGTYVALTLQGPPPSAASIPLQPLPTDPLPNHRTAPGEAPPPPPTPPTGSSTPTQRITGPKPLQDPEVQKHATEILRRMLEQEEAELQNLLEEHSRNPSSSLEERIERARRRASQVRVKIQQDVDGTRSEAVASYLTAGEGRLSVDSSEGDLEACESPFSSPSTFRIRRQGSDTLPSDSGGKSQIIGPEEEEEEEDGYSINETDGPFQDIELLKSRPAHMTVFMRYVFNQLLDPNPLLFYLSVEAYLGSSPKDARSLAPQICSHFLDPDAPVKIKVREEILTDIEGRLHAQEDIRGPLSELQQQVLPDIQEQLQDYRNKQTMGLGSLFGEGDLQQLDGDPVKERTVVDRQVLALWDILSKHEEDRSSPLASAVHLYLRHSGIKLRDSKVFPGLMSEKEKWLPFFPKAKKLSSARREKDGDDKKRNPILKYIGKPRSTSQSTFHVPLSPAEVRPGSVRNIIQQFENNSDSVEEGDSEGQTLSSSSFGEDSMDSPTISVRLARSESLKAQGEGRRRGGGAGAESVPRSRSDVDMEDVEEREGPGLRLLHHSASSSASSSSARSLENPTPPYTPRSQRRMLDAPVALLPDAPALDEDVVDSHNWQETVDPHVLASLSSREIDRQAVIYELYTTEASHLRTLRVLDQVFYQKMQSVLSPEELSCIFLNLRHVYELHASLCEAMKKRRESPVVQGIGDIMLARLEGEAGDQFEEQVSHLCSQQSQALELIKSKQRKDPRFAHLIQECEASPHCRRLQLKDLLVAEMQRLTKYPLLLDNIIKHSEPSSPDLPLLQRAQARCRGILQAVNEVVRETEHRHRLGQYQRRLDLTPLERLANPLAAQFKSLDLTTKRMIHEGSLTWRVSKDKAIEVQALLLSDLLVLLQRGADERLVLRCPSRSLGGAPDLKIPFCPILRLDSALVRLVATDNKALYVISTSESQIYELVAGTSSEKNTWKDLLEKTIAAASLGAGSSKQGSPAPSSGVRSSDNALDVLESSVSLEQDSVSDDEAALTPTDGSDTHHHQDGDGSPRTKAAVAEAALQDVETLRQLIFRDLEDGWSQDSDDTPTNETANERSPLTDGVGVEFSDPAPSERPSQWGEESVEAPPVEVPQSPIKVVRKDLTVMKLI from the exons GGCAGCCATTAAGAAACAAACACACCTGCCCAG TCCTTTTGCTGCTTG GTTGAGCAGTTTGACGTTGGGAGACTCGGAGCGCAGGTCTTCTCCCGGCCAGCAGAGGGAGACACTGTCTGATCTCCCCTCGGACAGCGCAG GGACGGGTTTAGTCCAAAGATGTGTGGTTGTGCAGAGGGACAATCTGGGGTTTGGCTTCACCGTGTGTGGCGAGAGAATCAAACTAGTGCAGAATGTCCGGCCAG GTGGAGCGGCGGTCAAGGCTGGAGTCCAGGAAGGAGACCGAATTATTAAG GTCAATGGTTCTTTGGTTTCGTCGATGTCTCATCAGGAAGTGGTGAAAATGATCAAAT CTGGGACGTATGTGGCGTTGACTCTTCAGGGCCCGCCTCCTTCAGCCGCGTCCATCCCGCTTCAGCCACTCCCCACTGACCCCTTGCCCAATCACAGGACTGCTCCTGGCGAAGCTCCGCCTCCTCCACCAACTCCGCCCACAGGAAGCAGCACCCCGACTCAGAGAATCACAGGACCCAAACCCTTACAG GACCCTGAGGTGCAGAAACACGCCACAGAAATCCTGCGCAGGATGCTGGAGCAGGAGGAGGCAGAGCTGCAG AACCTCCTGGAGGAGCACTCCCGAAACCCCTCGTCTTCACTAGAGGAGCGGATCGAAAGAGCCAGACGAAGAGCCAGTCAAGTCCGGGTGAAGATCCAGCAGGATGTG GACGGCACTCGATCAGAAGCGGTCGCTAGCTATCTCACAGCTGGAGAAG GTCGGTTATCAGTGGACTCCAGCGAAGGAGACCTCGAG gCGTGTGAGAGCCCCTTCTCGTCCCCCTCCACCTTCAGGATCCGCCGGCAGGGGTCCGACACGCTCCCCTCAGACTCG GGAGGGAAGAGCCAGATCATCGGCccggaggaagaggaggaggaggaggatgggtACTCCATCAATGAG ACGGACGGGCCGTTTCAGGACATCGAGCTGCTGAAGAGTCGTCCGGCTCACATGACGGTCTTCATGAGATACGTGTTCAATCAACTACTGGATCCAAACCCTCTG CTCTTTTATCTGTCTGTGGAGGCGTATCTGGGCTCGAGTCCTAAAGACGCCCGATCGCTCGCCCCTCAGATCTGCTCACACTTCCTGGACCCCGATGCG CCTGTGAAGATCAAAGTCCGGGAGGAGATCCTGACAGACATAG AGGGTCGTCTGCACGCTCAGGAGGACATCAGAGGACCTCTGTCTGAGCTCCAGCAGCAGGTGCTTCCAGACATTCAGGAGCAGCTCCAGGACTACAG GAATAAGCAGACGATGGGGCTGGGCTCTCTGTTTGGGGAGGGTGACCTGCAGCAGTTAGATGGAGACCCAGTGAAGGAGCGGACGGTGGTGGACAGACAGGTGCTGGCGCTCTGGGACATCCT CTCCAAACATGAGGAGGACCGAAG CTCTCCGCTAGCGTCTGCGGTTCATCTCTACCTCAGACACTCGGGCATTAAACTCAGAGACTCCAAAGTGTTCCCCGGCTTGATGTCCGAGAAGGAAAAGTGGCTCCCGTTCTTTCCTAAAGCGAAGAAG CTGAGCAGCGCCAGACGAGAGAAGGACGGAGACGACAAGAAGCGCAATCCCATCCTGAAGTACATCGGCAAACCCAGAAGCACGTCCCAgtcca CGTTCCATGTTCCTTTGTCCCCGGCTGAAG TTCGTCCTGGCAGCGTGAGAAACATCATTCAGCAGTTTGAGAATAACTCCGACTCGGTTGAAGAAGGGGACAGTGAGGGACAGACCCTGTCCTCCAGCAGTTTTGGAGAGGACAGCATGGACAG TCCGACCATATCGGTGCGATTGGCTCGCAGCGAGTCTCTGAAGGCTCAGGGGGAGGGGCGTCGACGAGGAGGCGGGGCGGGGGCGGAGTCTGTCCCTCGTTCTCGTAGTGATGTGGATATGGAGGATGTGGAGGAGAGGGAGGGGCCTGGACTGAGGCTGTTACATCACAGCGCTTCGTCTTCAGCCTCCAGCAGCTCGgcacg ATCGCTGGAGAACCCGACGCCGCCGTACACACCTCGCTCTCAGCGCAG GATGCTGGACGCTCCGGTGGCTCTGTTACCGGACGCTCCGGCTCTGGACGAGGACGTGGTTGACTCACACAACTGGCAGGAGACGGTGGACCCACACGTCCTGGCGTCTCTCAGCTCACGGGAGATCGACCGACAGGCCGTCATCTACG AGCTGTACACCACGGAGGCGTCTCACCTGCGGACGCTCAGGGTCCTGGACCAGGTGTTTTATCAGAAGATGCAGAGCGTCCTCAGTCCTGAAGAGCTGTCCTGCATCTTCCTGAACCTGCGGCACGTCTACGAGCTCCACG CGAGCTTATGTGAGGCCATGAAGAAGCGCAGGGAATCGCCGGTCGTTCAGGGCATCGGAGACATCATGCTGGCCAGA ctggagGGCGAGGCTGGAGATCAGTTCGAGGAGCAGGTGTCTCATCTGTGCAGTCAGCAGAGTCAAGCGCTGGAGCTCATCAAGAGCAAACAGCGAAAAGACCCTCGCTTCGCTCACCTCATACAG gagtgtGAGGCCAGTCCTCACTGTCGCAGGTTACAGCTGAAGGATCTGCTGGTGGCTGAGATGCAGCGCTTGACTAAATACCCTCTTCTGCTGGACAACATCATCAAACACAGCGAGC CGTCGTCTCCGGACCTGCCGCTGCTCCAGAGAGCTCAGGCCCGGTGTCGTGGTATACTGCAGGCGGTCAATGAGGTGGTCAGAGAGACGGAGCACCGGCATCGGCTCGGACAGTACCAGCGCAGGCTGGACCTGACGCCTCTGGAGCGGCTGGCCAATCCCCTCGCAGCACAGTTCAAG AGCCTGGATCTCACCACGAAGAGGATGATCCACGAGGGGTCGCTCACCTGGAGGGTCAGCAAGGACAAGGCCATCG AGGTGCAGGCGCTGCTGCTCTCAGATCTGCTGGTGCTCCTTCAGAGGGGTGCAGACGAGCGCCTCGTCCTGCGCTGTCCGTCACGCTCGCTGGGCGGAGCTCCAGACCTCAAGATCCCTTTCTGCCCAATCCTGCGCCTCGACTCCGCCCTCGTCCGATTGGTTGCCACCG ACAATAAAGCTCTGTACGTGATCAGCACCTCTGAGAGTCAGATCTATGAGCTGGTGGCCGGGACGTCGTCAGAGAAGAACAC TTGGAAAGATCTGCTGGAGAAGACGATCGCTGCTGCCAGTCTAGGAGCAGGATCGAGCAAACAAGGATCGCCAGCGCC GTCCTCAGGTGTGCGCTCATCTGACAATGCTTTAG ATGTGCTGGAGTCGTCCGTGTCTCTGGAGCAGGACTCTGTCAGTGATGATGAAGCCGCTCTCACACCGACAGACGGATCGGACACACACCATCATCAGGATGGAGACGGGTCCCCCCGAACCAAAGCTGCTGTAGCCGAAGCTGCTCTCCAGGACG